Part of the Candidatus Moraniibacteriota bacterium genome is shown below.
GGGTGGATGAATATACCAAGTGGAATGACCGAGTGTTGCAGGAAGTAATTGCGCCAATTCAGAACAAGGTTGGGCAATTTCTCTCGAGCTCGCTTATCCGCAATATTGTCGGGCAGACGGTTTCGTCATTCGATGTCCGCGATATTATGGACAATCGAAAGATTCTCATCATGAATCTTTCGAAGGGACGTATCGGTGAGGATAATAGTGCGCTTATTGGCGCGATGATGATTACGAAGATTCAGCTCGCTGCTATGGGACGCGTAGATATTCCCGAGGACGAACGGCGGGATTTCTATCTCTATGTCGACGAATTCCAGAACTTTGCAACGGAATCATTTGGGAATATTCTTTCCGAAGCGCGAAAATACCGCCTTAACCTCGTCCTCGCCAATCAATACATCTTGCAGATTGAGGAACCCGTGCGGGATGCCATTTTTGGCAATGCAGGAACCATTATCAGTTTTCGTGTCGGGTCAACGGACGCTGAATTTCTCGAAAAGGAATTCTCACCGATTTTCTTGGCGACGGATATCGTGAATCTGGAGAAATATCACATCTATCTGAAGCTCATGATTGATGGCATCTCTGGCGATGCCTTCAGTGCGACAACGCTTCCGCCCATTGATCTTCCAGAAAGCGCTGACAACGCTGACAAAGTAATCCGCATTTCTCGCGAGCGATATGCGGCAAAGAAACAGGATGTTGAAGACAAGATTCGTCGTTGGACGGGCATTCTCACGGAAGAAGAGCGCCAGAGCTTCGAAGAACGCATGCGAATGCGTGTTGAGACGACGCTCACCAAACGAACTTCTCAGGAAATGAATGTTTCAGTTCCAGCGCCTTCTGCTTCACCTTCGAATCGAGAGGCTTCGCTTGGGCAGCATCGAGAAAGTCGGTACTCTTCTGAAAGAGCGGTTTCTCGGGAGTTTCCGTCGCATTTGCAGCAACCGTCTCCACGAAAAGAATTTTCCGCTCCCAATGAACTCACAGTTTCTTCCACTCCACGGTATGAATCGAATGTGTCTTTTTCTTCATCACGTTCGGATGTTCGTCCGAGTCAGAGACAAGAAGCGTTATCGGGAAATGACGCGCCGTCTTTCAACAATCGCCCCTTGTACAAGTCTGTGTGTGCCGTGTGCGGTGTTGAGATAGACGTTCCTTTCAAACCCGATGGGAAGCGCCCGACATTTTGTCGTGAGCATTTCAAGAATTTCCAGAAAACTGTTGCTCGGACTCGGGTGGATACTTCCACAGCTCTTCCGTCATTGGATTCGCGTTCAGATGCTGTTCAGAGCAGTGGTATGCCGAGAAATTTTGAGCCGAATCTTGCAAGGCGTGACGATCGTATGTCGCCGAGACTGCCACGTGAACAGAATTCCTTCAT
Proteins encoded:
- a CDS encoding type IV secretion system DNA-binding domain-containing protein, whose product is MSDITYFAKTNFRNEDRVFGIKADDRRRHMYVIGKTGMGKTNMLENLVIQDIQHGHGVAFIDPHGDTAEKLIRAIPPSRVNDVIYFNPSDQDFPVAFNVMEHVSAEYRHLVASGLVGVFKKIWADSWGPRLEYILRNAILALLEYPGSTLLGVMRILVDKEYRKRVVDKVTDPVVKSFWVDEYTKWNDRVLQEVIAPIQNKVGQFLSSSLIRNIVGQTVSSFDVRDIMDNRKILIMNLSKGRIGEDNSALIGAMMITKIQLAAMGRVDIPEDERRDFYLYVDEFQNFATESFGNILSEARKYRLNLVLANQYILQIEEPVRDAIFGNAGTIISFRVGSTDAEFLEKEFSPIFLATDIVNLEKYHIYLKLMIDGISGDAFSATTLPPIDLPESADNADKVIRISRERYAAKKQDVEDKIRRWTGILTEEERQSFEERMRMRVETTLTKRTSQEMNVSVPAPSASPSNREASLGQHRESRYSSERAVSREFPSHLQQPSPRKEFSAPNELTVSSTPRYESNVSFSSSRSDVRPSQRQEALSGNDAPSFNNRPLYKSVCAVCGVEIDVPFKPDGKRPTFCREHFKNFQKTVARTRVDTSTALPSLDSRSDAVQSSGMPRNFEPNLARRDDRMSPRLPREQNSFIPKAYTPKDAPISLGQMQHIAPKPFKRVKETVDLSEVRKILSSERMPDVDSKID